The genomic DNA TTCTGAATCATCTCAATGTTCTTGAGCAGCTGACTCAGCCCCTCTAGCGCGTAGTATTCGCACTGGATGGGGATCAACACCTCACGTGCAGCCACAAACGCATTGACGGTGAGCAAGCCGAGGCTGGGCGGGCAGTCAATGAAAACATAGTCCAGGCGCTCGAGGCCGTTCTGTTCACGGTACTTGCCATACTGCTCCAAGGCCCTGCGCAGTCGCTGTTCACGGGCGACCAAGGACACGAGCTCGATTTCGGCCCCTGCGAGGTCGATCGTGGCCGGAGCAACCACCAAGTGGTCTAGATCAGGACAGGGCGCGACGACGTCCTGGAGGGGCAGGTCGTTGATCAGCACGTCATAGATGCTGTCCACTTCGGAGTGGTGTTCAATGCCCAGGGCCGTAGAGGCGTTGCCCTGGGGGTCGATGTCCACCACCAAAACGTTGAGGCCGGCCTGAGCCAACGCTGCAGCGACGTTGACCGTCGTCGTCGTTTTGCCGACGCCGCCCTTCTGATTGCTGATGGTGAAGAATCGCGTCCGGTCAGGCTTGGGAAGCTCGCGACCTTTGAGACGCTCGCGCCGCTTGTTCTCATTGACCAGCTGGCTCGCCAGCGGGGTGCTTTCGTCCATGCTGTCCATCATGTTCGGAACCCGTGCCTTTAGTTGTTGATCTACCGATCCAGCCTCACGCAACCCGGTATGTGCTGCCGATGTTTCATGTGAAACATTCCCGATTCCATCGGAAACAACTGAATCAGGGTGATTCTTAGGGTGATCTCTCCCTGAACCGACGGTCTCGTCTAACCCGGCTCCCCTGAGGGACGTGAACGACGGAATCCGTCCGCCATGTTCTTTCACTCCGGGTGACTCCCCTCGATGCAGTCAGTGGAAAGCTTCACTGGTACAGACTATCGGTTCACGCCTGCCCGACTGCGATACGCACAACCGTGGTCGGTTCCTCGAGAACATCAGCCCCAGCCGTCAGGACCTCCGTCTCTTTCGCCCCCAGTTTCTTGAGCACCTTCCTGGCCTTCTCGATCTCTTCCGCTGCGCTGCGTCCCTTAAGGGCCAACAGTTCTCCCCGGCCTTGCAATAACGGGATCGTCAGGTTCGCGAGCTTGTTCAGCGCAGACACCGCACGGGCCGTCACAACATCAACATCGACCTCATTAAAGAACTGCTCGGACCTCCCGCGCAGGACGCGTACGTTCGTCAGCTCGAGATCCTCGATTACTTCGTTGAGCCAGATGCACCGACGCTCAAGGGGCTCAATCAACGTCACCGCCACGTCCGGACGAGCGATCGCAAAGGTGAGCCCTGGAAGCCCGGCACCACTGCCGACATCGGCCACTGTGGCCTCACGATCAATGAGATCCGTGACGACGGCGCAGTTCAGTACGTGCCGACTCCACAGTCGAGGAACCTCCCGGGGTCCGAGAAGCCCCCTCTCAATGCCAGTGGTCGCCAGGTGTTCCACGTAGCGCTCAGCGAGCGCCAAGCGCTCACCGAACACCTGCTCGGCCGCTGCGCGTTCCACCGCGGTCATCGCGTACTCCTCCACTGCTGCCCCTTCCGGCTGCCGGGCCGTCCAGCGCCCGGATGATGAACCGAAAACGGGCGGCCTCACGGACCGCCCGTTCCTTCGGATGAAGATTACTCTGCTGGCATGACGACGACGTGCCGCTTGGCGCCCTCGCCCTCAGACTCACTGTGCAGTCCACGGTCAGCTACGACGTCGTGTACTTGCTTGCGCTCGTAGGCGCTCATGGGCTGCAACGCAACGCTGTCTCCACTGTCCTTAACCTTCGCGATGGCCTGCTCAGCCATCCGCTCCAGTTCTGCGGTGCGCCCCTGCCGGTAACCGAGAATGTCCAGCATAAGCCGGGACCGGTTGCCCGTCTGCGTCAACACAGCCAGCCGCGTCAGCTCCTGCAGAGCTTCCAAGCCCGCTCCATCACGGCCGATCAGCTCGCGCAGAGCTGACTCGTCGCCCTCCTCCTGGACAATGGAAAGGTGCGTGCGCCCACCACGGACTTCGATGTCGATGTCACCATCGATGTCTGCAATGTCCAGCAATTCTTCGAGGTAGTCGGCGGCGATGTCGCCCTCTTCCTCGGCGCGTGACCCGGCTGCCTGCTCAACCGCGGCGTTGTCCTGTGCGTGAGTCATGGCTACTTCTTCCTGCGATTCTTCCGTGCCGGCTGCTGACGCTGGCCCTTCGGCTGCTCCGGCACAGCCGCCTCGTCCTCCTCAGAGGGCTTCTTGTGCTTCTCGTGAATGGGCGGCAGGCCCTTCGCGGCGCGGCGGGCGTTGAGCTCCTTCTCCGCTTCGGAGCCCGGCGTCGGGTTGCGGCGAATGATGTAGTACTGCTGGCCCAACGTCCACAGGTTGGTCGCGGTCCAGTAGATGAGAACACCCAGCGGGAAGTTGATGCCGCCGATACCGAACACGAGCGGAAGAATGTAGAGCATCATCTTCTGCTGCTGCATGAAGGGGCCCTCGAGGGCTTCCTTGGTCATGTTCTTCGTCATGATCTGCTTCTGCGTGATGAACTGCGAAGCGACCATGGCCAGAATCATGATGATCGAGATGATGATGACGCTGACATTGGGCGAACCCGAATTGAACGTGCCGAGGAAGGTTTCCGACAGTCCCGCGCCGAAGATCGACGAGTCGGCAAAGTGGTGCGTCTGCTCCACGGTCAGCGCACCAACTCGCTCGTTCGCCTCGGAGGCGCCGCGCGCACCGTTCAGCGAGTGGAACAGGGCGAAGAAGAACGGCATCTGAATGAGCAGCGGCAGGCAGGAGGACAGCGGGTTCGTCTTGTGCCGCTTGAACAGTTCCCGCTGCTCGGCGAGCATCGCCTGCTGGGAGACCTGATCCTTCTTGCCCTTGTACTTCGCCTGCAGTTTGCGCAGGTCAGGCTGTAGCGCCTGCATGGCTCGCTGGGCCTTGATCTGCTTGACGAATACTGGGATCAGCGCGGCGCGGATGATCAACACCAACACCACAATCGACAAGGTCCAGTTCCAGCCAGACGTTGCATCGAACCCGATCGCCGTCAGCATTTGATGGCAGATCCGCAGCACCCAAGTGACCACCATCTGGAATGGCCACAAGATTGTGTCGAAGAATCCCATTACTCGTTAGCTCCTTGTGCCGCGTCAGCGGCGCGCTCGTCATCATCCGGCGGAATCGGCGGATGGTTCAACACCATAATCTTGGGCACTTTGCCCTCCGGCCAAATCCGTCCGCCCGGCGGTACATGGTCAATCCCGCCATGGCTCATCGGATTGCATCGCAGGATGCGCCACGTCGAGTACGCGACCCCTTTGACGGCGCCGTGGACGGTCACCGCTTCGAGGGCATACGCCGAACAGCTGGGAAAGTACTTGCACACGTCGCCATAGAGCGGCGAGATCAGCTTCCGGTACAGCTTGAGGAAGCCAATCAACAGGTTGCGGGGAATGTCCACGATGAAACGGACGACGCCGCCACCTGGCAGCTCCGGCTGCGTGCCCACCGCGCCTCGTGCTACGGGATTAGCCACCGGAGGACCCCGATGTCACCGCGACGCTTCGAGCCTGCTTCTTGCGAGCCGCAGCGGTTGCTGCGCCCACTGCTGAGGCAACCTCTGCCTCCAGCACCGTAAACGGAGCCGCCGCCGACGCAGGCAAGGCGCGGACGACGACGTCGTACTCCCGCGGGTACTTCCGCAGCAATTGGGCGCTGATGGCGCGCAACCGCCGCTTGACCAAATTGCGGTGTACGGCATTGCCGACGGCCTTGGAGACGATGAAGCCGAACCGGCTGGGCTGGTCTTGGCGAAAGTGTGCATATAGCACGACGTTCCGGCGCCCCATCCGGGCGCCGGAACGTACGGTGCTTTGGAAGTCCTGAGACGAACGCACCCGGTGAGCTTGAGGCAACATGGCGATCAGCCTGCTGTTCCAGCTAGAAAATCGGGGCGACGGTCACAGGACGGCTGCCCGATTTAGGCAGACAGTGCGCTGCGGCCCTTGTTGCGGCGGGCAGCCATGATGGCGCGGCCGGCGCGGGTACGCATACGAAGACGGAAGCCGTGCTTCTTGGCACGACGGCGGTTATTCGGCTGAAAAGTCCGCTTGCTCACAGTAGTAACTCCAAGACGATCAGGTGATGCGCCTTAACCCGTTGCTACAGGGGGAAGAACAGGCTGACGCTCTTATATTCGCGTCCCGTTCCCTAGATCATCGCCGCCGACCAGCCAGCAGATCGCGGCAGTCAGGGCACAAGAATCCAGTAGAAACGGAAGCACAGGACTAAATAACGATAGGCGTGATGGAGGACCCCCGTCAAATGAGACCGGCAGTGTCCTCTAGCACATCAGCTGCGGGAAGTGGTGGAACCAGTAGTTGATCCCATCGTAGGTGCCCTCTGACTGGGAAGTCCACATCATGTGAACTGAAAATCCACAGGTGTGGAGGGGTGCGGCCCGTTGTTGCGTCGCCTCCAGTCCTCCGAGACGAGTTGTCCCCAGTCATGACGGGGGATCTGGGGAATCTGTGGATTGCGGCACGCGAGGCGCAGAGTCAGCGCGAGTTATCCACTACCTGTGAATAAAACTGTGGATATCGGCTACAGTTGATCTCCCTGACGTCGGCGCGTCCGACCTCAGGGACGAATCATGAGCCGCCACGCGAAGGGACCGACCGCACCGTGACCACGGACGCAGACTCCAATCTCACTTCCCAGTGGCGCGAGGTGGTGGATCTCATCAAGCAAAACACCGAGGTCACCCCCAGGAATCGAGCCTTCATTGAGCTCGCCAAGCCCCAAGGCCTGATCGGAACCACTCTGCTGGTGGCCGTCCCCAATGACCTGACCCGGGACATGCTGCAGACCAAGCTGAAGGACCCTCTGAGCGTGGCCCTGCGCGCGGTGTTTCAAGCGGAGATCGGGACGGCGTTCAGCGTCGATGCCTCGATGGAGTTGCAGCCAGAGGCACCGAGTGAGCCCGCCGAAGCTGAGGACGTCGATCCGCTCGGTCCGCCGGAGACCCCGGAGGAGGCTGTGGTCGCCGAGGCCCCCGCAATCTCCAAAGCGGCCGATCAGCACGAGGTGCTGCAGAGCGTTGCCCGAGCCCGGCAGGATAAGGAGCATGGCCCCCGCAACAAGCCGATCCCTGTTCCGACGCCGCCGTCGAACTCACAGGAGATTGGCCGGCTCAACCCGAAGTACATCTTCGAAACGTTCGTGATTGGCGCCTCTAACCGGTTCGCGCATGCGGCGGCCGCCGCAGTGGCCGAGGGGCCAGCCAAGGCCTACAACCCGCTGTTCATCTATGGTGAGTCCGGCCTCGGCAAGACGCACCTGCTGCACGCCATTGGCCACTACGCTCGGCACCTGTTCAACGGCATCCGGGTGCGCTACGTCAACTCGGAAGAGTTCACGAACGACTTCATCAATTCCATTCGCGACGATGAAGGAACGAGCTTCAAGCAGACCTACCGCAACGTGGACATCCTGCTCATTGATGACATCCAGTTCCTGGCGAACAAGGACGCGACGCAGGAAGAGTTCTTCCATACCTTCAATGCGCTCTACAACGACAACAAGCAGGTCGTCATCACCTCCGACCTACCGCCCAAGCAATTGGCCGGGTTCGAAAGCCGGATGCGTTCGCGCTTTGAGTGGGGCTTGATCACGGACATTCAGCCGCCTGAGCTGGAAACGCGCATCGCCATTCTGCGGAAGAAGGCGGAGGCCGAGGGTCTGCGCGCGCCCGATGACGTGATGGAGTACATCGCCTCGAAGATCTCCACCAACATCCGCGAGCTCGAGGGCGCCCTCATTCGCGTCACCGCTTTCGCCTCACTCAACAATCAGCCGGTGGATATGGCGTTGGCCGAATCCGTCCTGAAGGATCTCATCACCGACGAGGACGCCCAGGAGATCACCTCGCAGGCGATCATCGCCCAGACGGCGGAGTACTTCGGCCTCTCCATCGAAGAGCTCAACAGCAAGTCCAGGACGCGCACCCTGGTCACGGCACGGCAGATTGCCATGTACCTCCTGCGCGAGCTGACGGACCTGTCCTTGCCCAAGATCGGCGCGGAACTCGGCGGACGTGACCACACCACGGTCATCCATGCTGATCGGAAGATTCGCGATCTCATGGCCGAGCGCCGTTCGGTGTTCAACCAGGTCACCGAGCTGACCAATCGCATCAAACAACAGCAACGCAAGGGCTGACGGCGCCCAATAATCACACCTGTGGATAACTCTGTGGATTGTTAAGTGGACGGTCGCGCAAACCTGCGCATAAGTCCCAGGGGTCCTGTGGAGGCCTTAAACGACGCGGATTTTTGCCCACAACCTGTCCCCCACCCTCACCGGAGGCGACCCACATCTTGTCAACACCCGACTTCGGCGTGGGCGAACGGATGGACCTAGTTATCCACAGAATCCACACGGGTTGTTAACACTACGAACCCCTTAATCAAAGCTCCCAGATAACAAGTTCCCCCACGCCATCCATCCACCCTCAGGCTTCCCCCAGATCATCCCGAGGCGATATCGCAGACCCCGGCGTTCGGGCTAAGCTTGCAGTCGAAGACTTGTCATTACCTTGCTGTGAAAGGCGGATCGCTACGTGAAGTTCAGTGTTGAAAGAGACGTGCTGGCGGAAGCTGTCTCCTGGACTGCCCGTTCGCTCTCCCAACGTCCGCCCTCTCCCGTCCTCGCTGGCATCCTCATCACGGCAGAATCCGGCACCGTCACCTTGGCGGGATTCGACTACGAGATTTCTGCTCGTCTCGAAATTCCAGCGGACGTCGCTGAGGAAGGCACCATCCTGGTTTCCGGCAAGCTTCTTGCGGAGATCACACGAAGCCTTCCCCAAGCCCAAGTCACTCTCGAGACTGAGGGTTCTAAGGTCCAGGTCGCTTGCGGCCGAAGCCGTTTTAACCTCTCCACGATGCCAGTAACTGAGTACCCGGACCTACCGAACCTGCCCGACGTCGCCGGCGTCGTTGATGGCGAGGCCTTCGCCCAGGCTGTTTCGCAAGTGATTGTGGCCGCCTCCAAGGACGACACTTTGCCTGTCCTGACCGGCGTCAAAATGGAGATCGAGGATGACCTGATCACGTTCTTGGCTACGGACCGTTACCGCCTCGCTATGCGTGAAGTCTCGTGGCGTCCGCATACCCCGGGGATCTCCACCTCGGCACTCGTGAAAGCCAAGACCCTCAGTGAAGTCGCCAAAACTCTGGCTGGATCTGGGGATCTGAACATCGCCCTCAGCGACGGCAGCGACCTGATCGGATTCCAGAGCGGAAATCGCCGCACCACCTCACTGCTTGTCGATGGCGACTACCCCAAGATTCGCTCCCTCTTCCCGGACAACACGCCAATTCATGCCACCGTCGCGACGCAATCGCTCATCGAGGTCGTTCGGCGTGTGTCTGTCGTTGCTGAGCGGAACACGCCGGTACGTCTTGCCTTTACCGATGGCCAGCTGACCCTCGATGCGGGCACAGGCGAGGACGCCAAAGCGGAGGAGAGCATTGAGGCGCACCTCGATGGGGAGGACATCACGGTTGCCTTCAATCCCGCGTACCTCAGCGAGGGCCTCAACGCCTTCAACAGCGAATTCGTCCGCTTCTCCTTCACCTCAGCCCCGAAGCCGGCCATGCTGACAGCTCAGGATTCACTCGAAGGCTCCGACTCGGACGCGTACCGCTATCTGGTGATGCCCGTCCGCCTGCCCAACAGCTAATTCTGCGATCCGAGCGTGTACATTTCCCACCTCTCGCTCACAGACTTCCGGAGTTACGCCCAAGCAGACCTCGAGCTCTCCCCCGGAACCACCATTTTGGTGGGGTCAAACGGAGTCGGCAAAACCAACGTTGCCGAGGCCATGGGCTACTTGGCTACCCTGTCCTCCCACCGGGTAACCTCCGACAGCGCGCTGCTGCGCTTTGGCACCGAGCGCGCCTTGGTGCGGGCACAGGTCGTGCGGGGAAACCAAGTCACCTCGCTTGAGCTCGAAATCACGCGCGGGAAGAACAATCGGGTCCGCATCAATCGCGCCCATCCAGTCCGCGCTCGCGATGTGCTGGGGATCGTCAAAACCGTTTTGTTTGCCCCCGAAGACTTGGCGCTCGTGAAGTCGGATCCGTCTTTTCGGCGGCGGTTCCTCGATGACCTGCTCGTGATTTTGCAGCCACATCAGGCCGCCACCCGCAGCGACTATGAGCGGGTGCTGCGTCAACGCAATGCCTTGCTCAAATCGGCGCGATCCGCGGGCAAACTGACCGCAACGCATGAGGCGACGTTGGACGTGTGGGATCAACACCTCGCCCAGGCTGGAGCGCGCGTGCTGCGTGGGCGGTTCGATGTGCTACACGCCCTGCGGGAACCTCTAGCCTCCGCTTATGCGTCCTTGACTGACGGCAGCAAGATCGCTTCCGCGCATTATCGTTCGACGGTGGTGGGCGAGGTGGATGAGGACGGCGAATCCTCCGCAGACACGCAGGAACCGAACGGTCTTCTCGACGTGTCCACCCAAGACCTTGAAGAACGAATTCGTACCGCGCTGGCCGCCAAGCGCAAACAGGAAGTCGAACGCGGAATGACCCTGGTGGGCCCCCACCGTGATGAGTTGGCCCTCGAGCTCGGAGGCGTTCCAGCCAAGGGCTATGCCTCCCACGGCGAGACGTGGTCTCTGGCCCTCGCGCTGCGCTTGGCCTCGTACCAAGCCATGCTCGACGACGATCCGACGGAGGGTGCAGGGCCCATCTTGATCCTCGACGATGTGTTTGCCGAACTCGATGCAGAGCGCCGCGCCCGACTAGCCCACGTGGTGACTCACGCAGAACAAGTGCTTGTCACGGCCGCCGTGGACGAGGACGTTCCCGATGAGCTCAAGGGGCATGTTCTGCGCGTCACGCCGGGGCAGATTCAGCCTGTTTCCTCGGCTTCCTCCGCGGAAGCGCCAGCCCAGGGCACGGGCGACGAGCCAGCATGAATCGAGATCGCGACGAGGTGCAGGCGCTGACGCCACATCAGGCGAGCGCAGATCCCGAGTTCGACGCCGCTCACGCCATGCTCAACCGCATGAGGCTCATTGCGGAGTCCCGCGGCGAGGCACGAATCGACGCGAAGCGGGCCGCGGCGATCGCGGACCGGCAGGCCGCGGCTCGCGCACAGCGAGCCCAACGGACGGAATCGGCGATGTACGACAACGGGCGAGATCCGCTCGGCATCGGTGCCGTGATGGACCGCCTCGTGCGCAACCGCGGGTGGACGTCCCCGGTGGCCGTGGGATCGGTGTTGACCGAATGGGATGCGCTGGTCGGACCGCAGGTCGCGGCCCATTGCCGCCCGGAGAGCTTTGAGGCCAGCACCGTCGTTGTGCGCTGTGATTCGAGCAGCTGGGCGACGCAACTGCGCCTCCTGAGCCACAATCTGCTGAAGACCTTTGACGAGAAGCTGGGTCACGGCGTCGTGACGTCCATCCAGGTTCTGGGCCCGCAGGCGCCGTCGTGGCGCAGAGGCCGCCGGACCGTCCAAGGACGCGGCCCGCGAGACACATACGGGTAGCAGCATGCACCACGTCATTACATGTTGGCATTGGCATAAAAACGCTGCGCCGTCTCTGAGGGCCGCACCGAGGCCAACATAGACACCCTCATTCGACGGGTATCGGGCGTTTCTGGGCCGGTTTTTTCGCCTCTAGCGGCCTATTCGTGGTGCAGAGCACCCATGAATAGGCCGCGACGCGGTAGAATTGTGGCACGCGAGCTTTCCGATGCTATGAGGAGTCTGCAGCACCTGTGGATACAGAGAACACCGAACCCCAAGGACCAGCCGAGGCGCCCGTGGCTGCGGAGAGCGAATCAGCTGAGGCGCCTAACAGGGTCACCAACGAATACGGTGCCAGCGAGATCACGGTCCTCGAGGGCCTGGAGGCCGTCCGAAAGCGCCCCGGCATGTATATCGGGTCCACTGGCGCGCGCGGACTGCACCACTTGGTGTACGAGGTCGTTGACAACTCGGTCGATGAGGCGCTGGCGGGGTACTGCGATCACATCAACGTCACGTTGACGGCAGACGGCGGCGTTCGAGTGGCGGACAACGGGCGCGGTATTCCGGTGGATCTTCATCCCACCGAGGGCAAGCCCACCGTCGAGGTCGTCATGACTATTCTCCACGCGGGCGGCAAGTTCGGTGGGGGCGGCTATGCGGTGTCCGGCGGCCTGCACGGCGTCGGTATTTCCGTCGTGAATGCGCTCTCGACGCGCGTGCTCACCGAGGTGCGTCGCCAGGGCTACGTCTGGAGCATGGAGTTTGGCGGCGGTGGCGTGCCGCAGAACGAGCTCACTCAGGGCGAGGCAACTGAGGAAACGGGCACCACCCAAACGTTCTATCCGGACCCGGAAATTTTCGACACGGTCGATTTCGATTTCGAGACGCTGCGCGCACGCTTCCAGCAGATGGCCTTCCTTAATAAGGGCCTGCGCATCACGCTGACCGACGAGCGCCGGCTTGACGACTCGAACGACGACGTCACGGATCCAGAGAACGACGGCGCCGCGGCCTCCGACGAGGCGGCCCAGGACGAAGAACCGAAGCACCGCGTCGTCGATTACCTCTACAAAGACGGTCTCCTCGACTACGTCAAACACCTGAACACCTCCAAGAAGGTGGAACTGGTGCACCCGGACGTGATCGCCTTCGAATCGGAGGACACCGAGCGCCAGATCTCCGTCGAGATCGCCATGCAGTGGACCAGCGCGTACTCAGAGTCGGTCCACACGTACGCGAACACCATCAATACCCACGAGGGCGGCACCCACGAAGAGGGCTTCCGTGCCGCGATGACCTCGCTCATCAACCGCTACGCGCGGGAGAAAAACCTCCTGAAGGAGAAGGATGACAACCTCACGGGCGACGACATCCGCGAGGGCCTGACCGCCGTCATCTCCGTGAAGCTCGGCGAGCCGCAGTTCGAGGGCCAGACCAAGACGAAGCTCGGCAACTCGGTCGCCAAGGGCTTCGTGCAAGGCGTGGTTCATGAGGAGCTCGGCGACTGGTTGGAGCGCAATCCGCACATTGCCCGGGACATCGTCCGCAAGGCGTTGATGGCGTCTCAGGCCCGGCTCGCTGCCCGCAAGGCTCGAGACAATGCCCGCCGAAAGTCCCCTTTGGAGACGTTCGGCATGCCGGGCAAGCTCTCGGACTGCTCCTCGAAGAATCCGGCCGAGTGCGAGGTCTACCTGGTGGAGGGCGACTCCGCGGGTGGTTCCGCCAAGCGTGGCCGCGATCCGCGGACCCAGGCCATCCTGCCCCTGCGCGGCAAGATCCTCAACGTGGAGCGGGCGCGTCTCGACAAGGCGCTGGGCAACGCCGAGGTGCAGTCCATGATCACCGCGTTCGGAACGGGGATCGGCGAAGAGTTCGACATGGCGAAGCTGCGCTACCACAAGATTGTGCTGATGGCCGATGCCGACGTGGACGGCCAGCACATCACCACGCTGATGCTCACTTTGCTGTTCCGCTACATGCGCCCGCTGATCGAGCACGGATACGTGTTCCTCGCGATGCCGCCGCTATACCGGATCAAGTGGTCTAACGCCGCACACGACTACGTGTTTACCGATGCCGAACGTGACGCGAAGCTCCGTGAGGGCCTGGCCGCCAACCGGCGCCTGCCCAAGGACAACGGGATTCAGCGCTACAAGGGCCTGGGCGAGATGGACTACTCCGAGTTGTGGGATACCACGATGGACCC from Zhihengliuella flava includes the following:
- the gyrB gene encoding DNA topoisomerase (ATP-hydrolyzing) subunit B, whose protein sequence is MDTENTEPQGPAEAPVAAESESAEAPNRVTNEYGASEITVLEGLEAVRKRPGMYIGSTGARGLHHLVYEVVDNSVDEALAGYCDHINVTLTADGGVRVADNGRGIPVDLHPTEGKPTVEVVMTILHAGGKFGGGGYAVSGGLHGVGISVVNALSTRVLTEVRRQGYVWSMEFGGGGVPQNELTQGEATEETGTTQTFYPDPEIFDTVDFDFETLRARFQQMAFLNKGLRITLTDERRLDDSNDDVTDPENDGAAASDEAAQDEEPKHRVVDYLYKDGLLDYVKHLNTSKKVELVHPDVIAFESEDTERQISVEIAMQWTSAYSESVHTYANTINTHEGGTHEEGFRAAMTSLINRYAREKNLLKEKDDNLTGDDIREGLTAVISVKLGEPQFEGQTKTKLGNSVAKGFVQGVVHEELGDWLERNPHIARDIVRKALMASQARLAARKARDNARRKSPLETFGMPGKLSDCSSKNPAECEVYLVEGDSAGGSAKRGRDPRTQAILPLRGKILNVERARLDKALGNAEVQSMITAFGTGIGEEFDMAKLRYHKIVLMADADVDGQHITTLMLTLLFRYMRPLIEHGYVFLAMPPLYRIKWSNAAHDYVFTDAERDAKLREGLAANRRLPKDNGIQRYKGLGEMDYSELWDTTMDPARRTLQQVTMEDAAAADQIFSVLMGEDVESRRNFIQQNAKDVRFLDI